TTTCACAGGTGTATAAATAGCGGGGACCGTTAAATGGGTCATACTCTATCTGTCTCATGTTCATGCACCATTGACCCCTGTGACATCGTGATTCACAAATGCCGATAGCTGCTTCTTTGGCGTTGTTGTACAATTTCCGATATGAATAATACTACTAGTAGTAATTGTCATGAATGCATTGGCCATAAATTTTACAGCACATAGCTTTTGGTTAATTTTGATAGGCTCACAGCTCACTTGATGATTTGCAGAGGGGGATAGTGGATACGGGATAGGGATTGCTGGTTATGAGTTCCATGATACTCCCTCTCTCTTTGAATGCTATACATTATTTTTTAGTATGTTTTTCAATGTTTATTTATAATATAGTtctataatattttttaaaatttttttctgaataaaaattttatgtttaaatttGTACTGACaaaatttttttttacaaaaaacattataaaattatattttataaaaatctcGAAATACGTGTAAATATTACTCATATAGAATCCGTGGTTAGGGAGGTAGGAGTATTTACTAGATGCAAGTAATGTAGTACTAGTGCTCCATGTGCAAGGATACTAACAGCTATTCTGGATTTCTGATATGTGCATTTACCTATTTGTCAGGAATCAGGGTGATACATATGTTGAAATATGAATATTGGTTGGATCATGTGGGTACAGAAAAAGCTAGTGTGCCCTTTGTTTCAAGATAAACGAGCATCTACATTATTACTCTGCTCTTTATTTAGACTCtttgttcacaatatataaaaaataaGTAAAAATGAAACTAATATAAAAAAGATAAGTAAAAATGAAATTCCAACGGGTTCTTATTAGCAATGTTGTACAAATCTCAGGGCGGGTTAAGAGTTTGAAGTATCGCCTAGCACTTAATTGACAAGGCCAAAATTAATCGATTATTAATGGACTGTATTGTTATATTATATTAGTCACTACTAAGTAATTTACTCTATCTATAATATATTACATGAGAAAATAACGAAATTTTAGAAGAGTTGAATTGTAGATATGACTTAAAGCCGAGAAATTATGGGTAAAAATAATTCCATATGCCAATTCAAATGCCAGATTTATTTATATCAATGGCAGAATCATGTGAAAGCTGAAGTTGTTCCAGGTTAATTTCCGAGAAAACAAATAGATCAACTTATCAAAGTTGAcataatttttaagaattttaTTAGAAGTGTCTGATGCTTCATTAATCAAAAAAAACTTTAAAAAGTTAGTTTTTGCCAATCTAATGCCAATGCTTCATTTCCACCCAAAATTTCAAACTACTAAATTCCAATAACCAAGTCGAATTTCTGATGTGTTTCTCTTTGTTGCgacaagtagaacaacaacataAACACCAATAATTATAGAAGCCAGAGATGTTACAATAAATTTCCAAATTCCAACTTTGAAATGGGTCTATATATGGACAATAAGGAGGCCAAATTATTGACATCGAGTATGATTGATATTTGTTCTGGTATGATAAATTTCACGTGCTAACAATTCACTCACTCTACTACAAAACCCTCAGGCTTTTGGACCACTAATATATCTCACACTCATTCACCTATTTCCAACTACCAGTCAATCATCTTCAGCAGCTTAACCCTTCAGTTAACAGCACATTCTTGACGGAAGGCTGAATCTGAAAATATTGAATCACCCCGTTGTCCTGATTTTTGAGGACAAATATAGGCCACAAAGTAACGCTAACAGAGCTGGTGACAATGTCCAGTGGTATTCTGAAATGCAGCAGTATTTTCAAGTTCTATCTCCTGAGAATTTAGTTCGGTATCGTTAAGGGATAAAAATTGAACCAAACTGCAAGGCGCAATTAATGACTTTACAAAGTCGCCAGTTAAAGAAATTAAGGGCGTAGTCGAAACTGATTTCAGGTGGAGCTGAATGAAATATAGGTAAGAAGTTAAATAAGTACTAGTAACATTCAAGTGATTAATAGATTAACTTGATAAAATACATTACACTCCATTTGGAGAAAGAACATGCATATAAAATTGGTCATACAAGATCTCACTACAATTAGAGGCACCAACATCTGTTAACAGTGTTTCGATTTATATATTAACCTTATGACCTACACTATGAAATACGAATGATTGAAATATTGATTGCATAGTTGGAAATTCAAGTCGCAATCGCGGTTAAGAATATCATGTCTACGCCCCCGCGTTGAGGGGTTAGAGAACACAATCAGCTGTTACGGCCTCGAGGGACCTCCAATACAGATACAACATACAAGAACATTATAACATGGGATGTTCTGGTGATTACCAGCCAAAGTAGCCCATTATTCAAATATAATCTGTGATAAAAgcaaaattatttatttttatgagaACATCAGTACATTCAATACAGTACAGTAATAACATGGGATGTTGTGGTGGGCTTGCCGCCAAAGAATTCTATTCACTTGGTACATTTCTCATTTATAATAATAGAACAGCAAAATTAGAAATTTTCAACTTCCCTAGCTCATAGCAGATATTATGTACCACATAACTAACCTTGTGCACCACAAAAAAAAGTCAGTTCTGCTCTATTCGCTGCACTATTAGATTTACAGCTGCATTTGCTGATGAGAATGCCCCATGAAAGCTTTCTTGAAAGGATACCCGCCCCAAGTCCGTGGCCATCTTTAACAGAATTTCACCCAAATCGGTTTCTTTTTCCAACAAAGATTTGTGATAAGAGTCAGCAGCAACCTGGCTGATCTCTACATTACTTGCCTCTGGACAATACTCATCATCCAGCCATTTATGCAGTGTTGCTCTAAGCCATGTTGCTTCCTGCAGTGATGGTGAAACATACTGATTATTCTTCGCATAAAATATGTGTGCGCGCAACACACACGAATAAGTAAATAAAATTGTGGTCCTTCTTCAGTGCAGAATTTATATAACAAAGTTCAAACTTGAATCTAGTTCTCAGCCATATGAAGTAACAGTAGGTCACACAAGAGAATTAATGATTCCAAATAAGGCCTCAATTTCACTTTGACATTAAGCTACTGCCAATCGGTTGCACTCAAGATACCATTGACAGATATTCGTGATAAAATATATTACTGATAAACTTTGTAAGCATAGTAGTAAGTAACCTACCAAAAAAAATCACATGCTACAAATTATAATAAGCACACAGGTATGATCACAACAGTGAAGCTACAGAGTACAGACACTCCGCAATACCATGGCTAACATTCGACTTCGTAGATAATGAACCTGAAGATGATTGTGTATAACTGGTAAAACATCAATCACCCATCACATGCTTCAAGATAGTTGAGTTGACCCAATACCAATAACACACAACGCCATCAAGTACAAAATGATTGATCGTCCTACATTTCGTTGTCACTGGATAATAAGTTCAATGTAGCTTACAATTCTCTTTAGCTGAGTAATTAGACCACCAGATTCTGCCACCAACTTTAAAAAACGTAGTTACATGATGTGATCATAGTTACATCATCGTGCCCAAATTCCATTTCCAATATGGCATGATAGTACAGAATCTGCTACATTATTGAAGCCCTGATTGTTCTGAATCTCAGATACATTACATAATAGAGTTGGACAGTTGGTGATACAACCTCAGATATCTTGAATATGAACAAGGTCTCTGGTTCTTTACAAAGTTTGCAATTCTGTTTTAACCAGAAAAGAATAAAAAAGAAAGCTAGCGAAAACACAGATTCTAAAAGGCATTAAAAACTGGTCTTAAATTTAGTTAAGAATTAAGAAAAGAGCTCTTTAAGACAGCAATCCAATTAGAGTTAGTTGTTTCGTGGTGTTCTCGGCTAATGTAGGTCTTAGACATACATAAAAAATGAGTATTACTTGTGtgaaaacaatctgcgattaatacaaataattaaacaagtgtgtgcgtgagtaaacgaaatcaaacggaggaagaaaagatataaacagaagagagatcctcgagtccagttgaaactgtctccttaaagttatttcgcctctcaccgtatgtgcgagtcgatagcctcccaggataaaacgaggtagcggcggcgttacggataacgagcaccttcagcgagcttgaacgggcacgaaactatcaccgagagagagagatttgtgtttagaggcgaatatgtttttggtgtgtctaaccctaacgccttagaggtgtttatataggtgtagatagacttgtgcgctactcttttccataattaaatatcattaattatggaatcggtgtaatatttgcaagctactctattccataaataatctgaaacagaatcagattaaatatatcaagacatacaccatatcaattaatctgaaacaaaatcaaattaatttatgccataatatttgagccaaattctaatggaaaataataattttcattattaagagaatatcatcatatctcacacatcttttagtcataatgctcaaaaatatgacttaccaatatgggacttatacccatattttccaacaactTGTTAGGAATTTAAGCTACATTTTCACCATTTTTTACCTAAAGGTTATATGTAACAAGTCCTTGATctgtgatattttttttattaataggACATGgataagttatatattttttagGTATAGTACATAATACAGGACACATTTTGCTAAAGTAATATGAGAATAGGGCTAGTTCAAGCCATTTCTTTTCCTGGTGAAAATAACCTAACCATATTTTAGTTGTTGAATAGTTGCTCTATAGCTTCTTCACAGCCGCCGACCAAAGTTTCTTCAGTTAAGTTTTATAAATTAAACCAATGAGCAATTAAGCACAATAACCCGTAATATGCTCCTAAAACACCACGAGGTTTCGTTTTCCTTGGAGTTATTACAAAGGAACCACAAGATTGTAAACCAACACCAACAATGTGAGTAAACCCCAAATGCACATTAATCTTAATCAAATAAATCATACCAAAATGCACCAGAAGCTATCATACAAACAAATACATTTCATTTGCAGatcatatataaaaaataatgAATATATTAAAAAGAGTACCTCCAAGGCCTTAGAAGGACTCAACCAATCATGAGGAACTCTAAGAATTTGAACATactcttcatcatcatcttcttgTTCATTTGCAACATTTAAGGAATTTGAATGAGGTTGTTGGGAACATAGACACACAAACCTATCACTTGCAGAGCATACAGAGACCTGAAAATCAAGATTTTGTTTAACAAATGCAAAGCTACCACTTTTATTAGTCTTTGTACTCAAAAGATGATCTTTTTCAGGAAGCAGCTGTGCAGAAGAGATGAAAAATGTTAAGGAACTCATCTGAGATTTGTGACAATTGACAAAGCTTTCAGGATAAGGAAGGTTTTGCTTGGATGACAGGGAAGTAAAATAAAACTGGCCACCAAGTGAAAGTGAATGAACATATTTTTTCTTTTGATACAAAGGGAAGAACATTATTTTGTCAATATACTCACATacattaaaacaaaattaaattattatttcttttttCTTCATATGTTGTTGGCTAGATAGCAAGAATGTTGTATTATTATTTatcaaaaaaacaaaaaatgTTGAAGACTAAATTACCTTAGCTAGACCTAGACCTATGATATTTCTCTTACATTGTAAATTTTAGTGGTTATGAATAAAAAATTCTTCACTCTCCTCAGGAAAATATGATCACTATTTTTTTAACATAAGATTGTCAACAAAATATATAACATAAGATTTATTACTTCTTTTTAGTATTTACACAGAaaactttttttttttttttttttgtaatttatCAATCATTTTTCcttgttaaaattaattaaagTAAACAGCTCCTTAAATTACAGAAGGCGCCAAAGAAGTAAACAAAGCTGGGACAGCTACAATCAATAGAAGATAAGGTAAAAACTCAAAACTTTAAACACACCCTTCTTCTCCTCTAAAGCTCTCAGCTTTCTTCATCTCCATTTCTGTAAAATGGGTCATGTTGCTGCCACTAACTTGTGCTTCAGCTCCTTCCTTTCCGGCGCCGACGCCGGAGATTCCCCTCCTTATAAACGCCTTTTCTTCACACCCACAAGTGTGGGTCCCTTGTTTTTTCCTAAAAGATTCAATCAGAGCTCCAAGAAACACATTTTAGATAACCCCATTTCGTCTTTTCAGTGTAATTCTTCCAAACAGGTAATAAAGTTTCAATCTTTATGCTCTTTTTAATGTATGTAGTTGTGTAATTTAGAATTGTTGTTTTGCACACCAGCTTAGCGATGTATTGCATTGTGATTTTTGACTTTTTTTACCGTTTTAAGTTGTTATGTATGCTGAATTTGTGTTTAGTTTCGGTTCGGAATAATTGTATGTTATGCAATATGCTACACATTTTGGTGCTAGTTAAGCTTACATCAATCTATGTAAAAGTAGCTGGAGGATGTAGTCAAGTGTCCATATAATAATATGGAGTTAGTGATGTATTGCATTGTGTTCTTTGTATAGAGTTTTAGTTGTTATATGTGTTATAATTTGTTTTTGCTTTCTTTTCCGAATAATATTGTGTTACATAAAAATTAAGATCACGATAACCAGTCTAGCAAGTAGCATCTGCTATACAATTTTGTGCTAGTTAAGCTCATAAATATTTATGTAAAAGTAACCGGAGGTTTGTGTCAAGTGTCCAAATCAGTCAAATAGGCCGAAACTAGTCTGCACGATGTTGGTAATTTACATAATTTGCAATGTTTTAGACTTTTCAGTACATAGAGAGGGGGAACTAGATAAGGGGTGTGAATCGAATTCTCGATCTCATAAGTATCTAGGCCACCTATGAGTAAGGATTGATGCAAGACATATGCAGCATGAACTTTCATGATTGTATGGAAGTGAAAGGTCTGTGTCTATGGAATAAAACAATAGAAATACCTACTATCCCTAAGGAATTCGATGGcacaaagaagcatttccactAGGATTTCTCAACTGCAAAAGAGAAAATTTAGTCAGGATCGCAATTCATAGAAAAGAAAACTGTTCCCAATATTCATTAATCAATAGTGtcttatatttaatattttaatgcCTTGCTCCACATCATTTTTCTCTCCTTTTGAGAGTTGTCTACGACGGACTTATATAAAATTCAAGAATAAGTGCACAAGATAAATTGTTGCAGTTCAAATTTTAAAACCATGAGCTTAATAGAGCAACCTCGAAAGAACAGGATACTTTGATGTGGTAGCATTTCCTAAATTTCAAATGTACTTCACCTAGAAAATCAATATGTTCCACCATACTGATTTTGGTATGATGGTATCTTTAGTGATAACTTAGATTTGATGTACCTTAGCAACCTCTTCTTTTTGGTGTTAATACACATAATGCGCCTTCCTTACAAATGGCTACTGCACCAAACTTATGAAGTATCCTCTTTTACTAAATCAATTAATCACTTTTTTAGGTCATTCATATAATTACTTTTAATCAACAAAGTTCATAAGTTTCAAATCataattaatttcttaaacagtgagtGTGCTTAACATGTTGTACGGGGAGCTTATTGGATAATGTCACAATTCACCAGTGCCTATAATAGCCTTCTTCAAGCTGCCTGATCTACAGATGAGAGAACTAATTTCAACTAATACATAAAGGCACATACACCAGTAATTTCTTACTTTCAGCAAGTGAGACAAGTCTATTTATAAATGAATGTATTATTAATTTCCTCGCTTTAGACATGGATATATGAGTAGCTTCTTGCGGAGGTGATTCAATTTATCTGACTAACTCTGAGTCATAGTCTTGCTGACACTAGTGGCCCAACACTCAACCGTCCATACAACACACATTAGATTTAACTCTCAACATTTAGTTATGTTAATAGAAACATTTAGTCATTTTGACGCACTATAGGTATACCCGAGTAAACAAATGTACACTGGGACTGCCATACTGGAAAATTGCACCAGTATtcttacacacacacacatcacaatTTGTCCATCTCTACCAATATATTCAGTTTTAGCTAACAGGCTCGATCAATTACACTTTTTCTTAATTTTCCAGAAAGAAGATTCTTCACAGAACTTCTCCAGAAGATCTATAGATGAAAGTTTTTACTCAAAAACCGTGGACCATGGGGCGAGAAGTAACGGTGGAAGATCTCGATCAACAGCTTTTAAATCAGTTAGTGGACAGAAAAAGGGCAGCAAGGGATTTCTGATTGACTCAAAGGAGCAGCAGGTAGGCATCCAGTTTGCATAATTTTCGTATATGTTTACTTTTCACCCCGCGTCAGGTTTCTCTTGGAAAGAGACAGAGAGGAGTAGTTGACATGATTTCAGATATAATGCTTTGTGGAAAAAAGTGAGATTGTTTTCTTGTAATTGACTACACGATACGAGGCCTTTGGTGAGTTCAGGACTTGCAGATGCCAAAGTTTAGGTTCTTGGTATCTGGCTTGACGTTTCAGAATTTTTTTCGATTACTTGTTGACCTGAATACCATAGTGTTACTTCAGAACTTATAGTTGTCATAGTAATAGGTTGACAGCTTTCCAGTTTTTTTCCATCTGTTTACAATATTACAAAATTGTTGAAACGTTCTACATATGTATCTGGTACGCTGTCCACCTGCTTAGACCTGTTATAAGAGGCCACAAGTTGATGTCAAGTAACTGGTGTAGTTGCTCCCACTTAAATTCTTTGTTTTGCTCCAACTTTCTGGATTTACACCCAAATGGTTTCGCCTCGTAAAATGGCGGTGTTTAGTTCACGAGTTTAGTTCCCTGTCTGAACCCAAAAGTCAGACCTCCTGATTTTTTGGTGGCAAATATTTCTATTTTATATTGGTGTTCTGTAAATGTTACAGTTACGTGAAAATATTTCCTTTGGAAAATTTGTACTACTTATGTCTTCAGCTGATAGTTACATGATATTATCTGAGCGAAAGTAATTTGTTTCTTTAACTTCGAATTTCAGTAAGATTTTATAAACTCGTCTTATAATTATGACATTGATAATTGATTATTGGATGCCATTTTAGTTATCTAAGAGATTGTAGCCTGAATCTGGTAGCTTAAATGCTCGCTATTTCTGCATGGAGGTATCTTATGTAAGTTCTACCGGTTCTTCCAGGTTGAAACAAGTAATCTTCAGGATGCAAATTTCCTTAATGCTGTTGTAAAGGTAATCAATTTATATGCATCTAATTAGCACAAACTCCTTTGAATCCCTTTTATGACTTGTAAGTATTTGTTAGTTTAACTTTAAAACATAATGTGGCTATATATTGTATATATGTGCCATAAGTGCATCAGCAATTTGGATATCTTTCATTATCTTCAATTTGGTTTTCATCTTGTTATTTATTGTCAAGGTTTACTGTACCCATACTGCACCTGATTACTCGCTTCCTTGGCAAAAACAAAGACAATACACAAGCACAGGAAGGCATGTATTAATTTCTCCCACCTAGGCATCGCTCTTagaatttgttaaaattttaaatatcatGAAAAAGAACACTCAAATATTTTTACATAGTTAACTGATTTCCGAGGCTTGCTCTATCATTTTATCAATGCAGTGCTTTCATGATTGGAGATGGGAAGCTTCTAACTAATGCTCATTGTGTTGAGCACAATACTCAGGTAAATTTTGGGACTTCATCCTTGTATATTTGTCACCTATCCCTGGTAAGTTGTAACTTAAAAAGAAATCATCAACAAAGGTTTCTGCCAATGTGTTTGCTGCTGCATTATACATTGAATGCTGAGCAATGAGCATAATGGATGACTGTGTTAGATAACTGATGGCTGTTATTGGTTTTTACTTGTATATTTTTTATTATGATACAGTTGTGTCTGTCATATTAGTATAAAAAGTCTGTCTTAATGTAGAATTACTTCACTCTACTATATCTTTTGTTAGTCTAATGCTGTGTGTGGTCAAGACCAAATAGATTTGTATCATATTATTTTCCTTGTCAAAAGGGGACAAGTAGTCTTTAATTGAAGCTTGTCAGTGCAGAACTCAGCCAAACTTTGCTTCGTGTTGGTTCTAATCCTCGTTTGCTTATTCACTCCATCTTATTAGTTATATTTCATTACCGCAATCGCTTCAAATGTTCATCAGATTGGGCTAGTGACATGATTCACTgtcattcttttcattttgttGACTCTTATATTGTTTTTGCTCAACCAGCCTTGTTTTGTATAAGCGATAACCCTGATTTGCCACACCTTTTTCCGGGTTTCCCCTGCTTTCATCCTTTCTAGTGATGTAAATTGTTAAATGAGCTCCATACAACATGAGCACTCCAACTACT
This sequence is a window from Apium graveolens cultivar Ventura chromosome 9, ASM990537v1, whole genome shotgun sequence. Protein-coding genes within it:
- the LOC141687126 gene encoding uncharacterized protein LOC141687126; translation: MSSLTFFISSAQLLPEKDHLLSTKTNKSGSFAFVKQNLDFQVSVCSASDRFVCLCSQQPHSNSLNVANEQEDDDEEYVQILRVPHDWLSPSKALEEATWLRATLHKWLDDEYCPEASNVEISQVAADSYHKSLLEKETDLGEILLKMATDLGRVSFQESFHGAFSSANAAVNLIVQRIEQN